In Acidiphilium acidophilum, one genomic interval encodes:
- a CDS encoding IS256 family transposase, whose amino-acid sequence MDAKKDTIIEALLEHLIENGAGDIATVFARTFELAMQIERERFLHASHYERNPDRQGYANGYKPKRIDTPAGSITVDVPKTAGHVGEPFYPQSLERGRRSVRAVMVAVAEMYIKGVSTRDVEAVMREFGIESLSSAQVSRASKLLDDELAAWRTRPLAEIRYLILDARYEKMRDNGVVRDAAVLSAIGIGPDERRRVLGVSVALSEAEVHWRAFLESLHQRGLRGVEFIVSDDHAGLHAARRAVFGAAHWQRCQFHLAQNAIHHAPNHAIRKRIGAELRTVWNANSLAAAQIALTTLVNAYRDTAPKLADWLERNIPEGLTVFTLPEPHQRRLRTSNPMERGIQQELKRRTTKIRVFPNEASLERLVSAVLVEIDEKWAADTKGYIKWDYQDA is encoded by the coding sequence ATGGACGCCAAAAAGGATACGATTATCGAGGCACTTTTGGAACATCTGATCGAAAACGGCGCAGGCGATATCGCCACGGTATTTGCCAGGACCTTCGAACTCGCCATGCAGATCGAGCGCGAACGCTTCCTCCACGCCAGTCACTACGAGCGCAACCCCGATCGTCAGGGTTACGCCAATGGCTACAAGCCCAAGCGGATCGATACCCCGGCCGGGTCGATCACCGTCGATGTCCCCAAAACCGCCGGTCACGTGGGCGAACCCTTCTACCCACAGTCCCTCGAACGCGGCCGACGCTCGGTCCGCGCCGTCATGGTCGCCGTCGCCGAAATGTACATCAAAGGCGTCTCCACCCGCGACGTCGAGGCCGTCATGCGCGAATTCGGCATCGAAAGCCTCTCCTCCGCTCAGGTCAGCCGCGCCAGCAAGCTGCTCGATGACGAACTCGCCGCCTGGCGCACCCGACCCCTCGCCGAGATCCGCTACCTCATCCTCGACGCCAGATATGAAAAAATGCGCGATAATGGCGTCGTCCGCGATGCCGCCGTGCTCTCGGCCATCGGCATCGGACCCGATGAACGCCGCCGTGTCCTCGGCGTCTCGGTCGCCCTTTCCGAGGCCGAAGTCCATTGGCGTGCCTTCCTCGAAAGCCTCCATCAGCGTGGCCTGCGAGGCGTCGAATTCATCGTCTCCGATGACCATGCCGGATTGCACGCCGCACGCCGCGCCGTCTTCGGCGCCGCACACTGGCAACGATGCCAGTTCCACCTCGCCCAAAACGCCATCCACCACGCCCCCAACCACGCCATCCGCAAACGCATCGGCGCAGAACTCCGGACCGTCTGGAACGCAAATTCCCTCGCCGCTGCCCAGATCGCTCTCACAACCCTCGTCAATGCCTATCGCGACACCGCACCAAAGCTCGCCGATTGGCTCGAACGAAATATCCCCGAAGGCCTCACCGTCTTCACACTGCCAGAACCCCACCAGCGCCGGCTTCGCACTTCCAACCCCATGGAACGCGGCATCCAGCAGGAACTCAAACGCCGCACCACCAAAATCAGGGTCTTCCCCAACGAAGCCTCCCTCGAACGCCTCGTCAGCGCCGTCCTCGTCGAAATCGATGAAAAATGGGCCGCCGACACCAAGGGCTACATCAAGTGGGACTACCAGGATGCCTGA
- a CDS encoding acyl carrier protein, with the protein MTHDLVAADVIGLISKTFGIDPGKISRETQAADVDGWDSLSHAVLLSSIERHFGIRLDLDRVFDVENVGDLIDCVEIELKNKSPLEAKN; encoded by the coding sequence ATGACTCACGATCTGGTAGCCGCCGACGTCATCGGATTGATCAGCAAAACCTTCGGCATCGACCCCGGCAAAATTTCACGCGAAACTCAGGCTGCCGATGTGGATGGTTGGGATTCACTCTCTCATGCAGTGCTACTGTCCTCCATAGAGCGCCATTTCGGCATTCGCCTCGATCTCGATCGTGTCTTCGACGTAGAGAATGTCGGCGATTTGATCGATTGCGTCGAAATTGAGCTTAAAAATAAGTCCCCGCTTGAGGCTAAAAATTGA
- a CDS encoding tyrosine-type recombinase/integrase: MSLTSQLDRYLAVRRRLGYDLSTSERILRRFTRFADSERVTHIDTALFLRWHATLGEANGMTRAARLTAVRLFAQWLSSFDPAHEPPPRSLLPDTVMRSRPHIYSNAEVASIIAAAKALPSICGLRGLTCSTLFALIAVTGLRISEALALDRNDLDADNGVLRVRQGKNGKERLLPLDPSTVERLLNYRIERDRLIGHPAVPLFVTDKATRLTDCTARYNFAQACQQIGLRSEQQYHRHGRGPRIHDLRHTFAVRTMIDWYRTGKDPAREMIRLTTYLGHSSPSGTYWYLEAVPELLDLAIARATASGGELAQ, translated from the coding sequence ATGAGCCTCACCTCCCAACTCGACCGCTATCTGGCTGTGCGGCGCCGCCTCGGCTACGACCTGAGCACCAGCGAGCGCATCCTTCGCCGCTTCACCCGGTTCGCCGACAGCGAGCGTGTGACGCATATCGACACGGCGCTGTTCCTGCGTTGGCACGCTACGCTCGGCGAGGCCAACGGCATGACGCGAGCGGCGCGGCTTACCGCCGTGCGCCTCTTCGCGCAGTGGCTGAGCAGCTTCGATCCGGCGCATGAACCCCCACCACGGAGCCTGTTGCCGGACACTGTCATGCGCTCGCGTCCGCATATCTACAGCAATGCCGAGGTCGCTTCGATTATCGCGGCCGCAAAGGCGCTGCCGTCGATCTGCGGGTTGCGCGGGCTGACCTGCTCGACGCTGTTCGCGCTCATCGCGGTCACGGGCTTGCGCATCAGCGAGGCGCTCGCGCTCGATAGGAACGACCTCGACGCCGATAATGGTGTGCTGCGCGTCCGACAGGGCAAGAACGGCAAGGAGCGGTTGCTGCCGCTCGACCCCAGCACCGTCGAGCGACTGCTCAACTATCGCATCGAACGCGATCGGCTAATCGGTCATCCGGCGGTGCCGCTGTTCGTAACCGACAAGGCGACCCGGCTCACCGACTGCACGGCCCGCTACAACTTCGCGCAGGCGTGCCAGCAGATCGGCTTGCGATCCGAGCAGCAGTACCATCGGCATGGCCGAGGGCCACGCATCCACGATCTGCGCCACACCTTCGCCGTGCGCACGATGATCGACTGGTACCGGACCGGCAAGGATCCGGCGCGCGAGATGATCCGGTTGACGACCTATCTGGGTCATAGCAGTCCCTCTGGAACATACTGGTATCTGGAGGCGGTCCCGGAACTGCTCGATCTGGCGATAGCCCGTGCCACCGCGAGCGGCGGGGAGTTGGCACAATGA
- a CDS encoding tyrosine-type recombinase/integrase, whose amino-acid sequence MNAVTLPALIQRFFTDRLCTQLEASRHTVAGYRDTFRLLLRYASARRKKPPVNLTVEDIDADLVADFLTHTETARGNSARSRNTRLAAIRSFFRFVAMTDPTWLLHCQRILAMPNKRYVKRAVTFLDAEEMAALLAAPDRTTWAGRRDHALLLLAIQTGLRASELVGLTQGDVVLGTGAHIRCMGKGRKERATPLRRETAKLLAAWIGNDKDADKPLFPSIRGERLSRDALEHLVRKHCLTASRACPSIGTKRVTPHTLRHSTAMDLLHHGVDQAVIALWLGHENIETTQIYIHADMRMKEKALARVAAPATPPGRFRPDDQLLAFLEAL is encoded by the coding sequence ATGAACGCCGTCACCTTGCCCGCGCTGATCCAGCGCTTCTTCACCGACCGGCTTTGCACGCAACTGGAGGCGAGCCGACATACGGTCGCCGGCTATCGCGATACGTTCCGGCTGCTGCTCAGATATGCGAGCGCCCGCCGCAAAAAGCCGCCGGTCAACCTGACGGTCGAAGACATCGACGCCGATCTGGTCGCAGACTTCCTCACCCACACCGAGACCGCGCGGGGTAATAGCGCTCGTAGCCGCAACACCCGGCTCGCCGCCATCCGATCGTTCTTTCGCTTCGTCGCGATGACCGATCCGACCTGGCTGCTGCACTGCCAGCGTATCCTCGCCATGCCCAACAAGCGCTATGTGAAGCGTGCGGTCACGTTCCTCGATGCCGAGGAAATGGCGGCGTTGCTGGCGGCCCCGGATCGTACGACATGGGCGGGGCGGCGCGACCATGCTCTGCTGCTGCTCGCGATCCAGACAGGCCTTCGGGCTTCCGAACTGGTCGGTCTCACGCAGGGCGATGTCGTGCTGGGGACCGGCGCGCATATCCGTTGCATGGGTAAGGGCCGGAAGGAGCGCGCCACCCCGCTTCGCCGCGAGACAGCCAAGCTGCTGGCAGCGTGGATTGGCAACGACAAAGATGCGGACAAGCCGCTGTTCCCCTCGATCCGGGGCGAACGGCTGAGCCGTGACGCTCTTGAACATCTGGTCCGCAAACATTGCCTCACGGCGTCGCGCGCCTGCCCGAGCATCGGCACCAAGCGGGTCACGCCACATACGCTGCGCCACAGCACGGCGATGGACCTGCTTCACCACGGCGTCGATCAAGCGGTGATCGCGCTCTGGCTTGGTCACGAAAACATCGAGACCACCCAGATCTACATCCATGCCGACATGCGGATGAAAGAAAAGGCGCTCGCTCGCGTCGCCGCCCCAGCCACGCCGCCAGGCCGGTTCCGGCCCGACGATCAACTCCTCGCGTTCCTGGAAGCGCTCTGA
- a CDS encoding WcbI family polysaccharide biosynthesis putative acetyltransferase — MRVAVIGNCHADIVAQVVRMALRSSQSLDCRHIVSYESTTAVDQQFIAEADRTLIQVTDFKNSRPGAQDQAINYRNPGYFPLVAVNFLYPGAGKPHPRASESRTPYCPSGYFEGQVSDQLLIRLMTEYPHDSSASLVQRYLDADYAKIVDLDRIFEMNRIKSQRIGAAASMDLWPKIEAMFRYVPLFWTYLHPAGSLLRDICRHALRQLDVSLSEVEIEAAVDTVKEPLGFAHMPIHPSIVRHFGIEWATPRYRYRMMPEGRFTVSEFALRYVTFEHNDDLNRLIFNIHNNIELNPYLAVPRINRIISASYTLKKIRVALQTYPKGIRR; from the coding sequence ATGCGTGTTGCGGTCATTGGCAACTGCCATGCGGATATCGTGGCACAGGTTGTGCGAATGGCATTGCGATCCTCGCAGTCCTTGGATTGCCGCCACATCGTGAGTTATGAAAGCACGACCGCGGTGGACCAGCAGTTCATCGCAGAAGCAGATCGGACATTGATCCAGGTCACTGATTTCAAAAACAGCCGTCCCGGTGCGCAAGATCAAGCCATAAACTATCGCAATCCGGGTTATTTTCCTCTCGTCGCGGTGAATTTTCTCTATCCAGGGGCAGGAAAACCCCATCCGCGTGCAAGCGAAAGCCGCACACCTTATTGTCCGAGCGGCTATTTCGAAGGACAGGTCAGTGATCAGCTATTGATCAGGCTGATGACTGAATACCCCCACGATTCCAGCGCTTCCCTCGTCCAGCGCTATCTGGACGCGGATTACGCGAAAATCGTCGATCTCGACCGGATCTTCGAAATGAACCGGATCAAGTCGCAAAGGATCGGCGCTGCGGCATCGATGGATTTGTGGCCCAAGATCGAAGCCATGTTTCGTTATGTGCCGTTGTTCTGGACCTACCTTCACCCTGCCGGTTCGTTATTGCGAGATATCTGCCGCCATGCGCTGCGCCAGCTCGACGTAAGCCTGAGTGAAGTTGAAATCGAGGCGGCGGTTGATACCGTCAAGGAACCTTTGGGATTTGCGCATATGCCAATTCATCCCAGCATCGTGCGGCATTTCGGAATTGAATGGGCGACGCCGCGCTATCGTTACCGGATGATGCCGGAGGGGCGTTTCACCGTCAGCGAGTTCGCGCTCCGATACGTCACTTTCGAACATAACGATGATCTCAACCGCTTGATTTTCAACATTCATAACAATATCGAGCTTAACCCATATTTAGCAGTGCCTCGAATAAACCGCATAATATCAGCATCTTACACTCTTAAAAAAATCCGAGTGGCACTACAAACATATCCAAAGGGGATCAGACGGTGA
- a CDS encoding AMP-binding protein, producing MIVVLHGCWSDEDYAEWDWCDHTVNRALPSRCGIIRISALWPLCRCRHKRHDIETPLPPFDPGVVVSPDRRDIAFLQHSSGTTGLKKGVMLSHGTVLDHVDAMAETLGMTGGDVIASWLPIYHDMGLIACFVAPALLGISVVTIDPFAWVRWPASLLEAIGDFRATLCWLPNFAFHHLIRMTPPEARYDLSSLRAVIDCSEPCKSATLEAFGRHFAPHGLAAAAPQVSYAMAETVFMVTQTRLGEAPRIICADAEALDRDGVVRAAAPDAAGRDMISCGPPMSGVRLRILDADGAACADREVGTVVIASATMFDGYFRLEMPPGKLEAGWYHTGDRGFLDQGELFITGRTDDLLIIHGKNIYAHDAEFCINTHCDVKPGRVVAIAPFNPQTGSQSLVVIAEADTMDVTARSALSRAIKSAINAEFAATVYEALIVSPGWLIKTTSGKISRAENLRRYVAERAVFQAAHGSLVSAAVTSPGEPVS from the coding sequence ATGATCGTCGTGCTCCATGGTTGTTGGAGCGACGAAGATTATGCCGAATGGGATTGGTGCGATCATACCGTCAACCGCGCCCTGCCGAGCAGATGCGGCATAATCCGGATCTCGGCATTATGGCCCTTATGCCGATGTCGGCATAAGAGGCATGATATCGAAACGCCGCTGCCGCCGTTCGATCCTGGGGTTGTCGTTTCGCCCGACCGGCGGGACATTGCGTTCCTGCAGCATAGTTCGGGCACCACCGGGCTCAAGAAGGGGGTGATGCTGTCGCATGGCACGGTGCTCGATCATGTCGATGCGATGGCGGAAACCCTTGGCATGACCGGGGGCGATGTGATTGCCTCGTGGCTGCCGATTTATCATGACATGGGGTTGATCGCCTGCTTCGTCGCCCCTGCCCTGCTCGGCATCAGTGTGGTCACGATCGATCCGTTCGCGTGGGTGCGCTGGCCGGCGAGCCTGCTGGAGGCGATCGGCGATTTTCGGGCGACGCTCTGCTGGTTGCCGAATTTCGCGTTTCACCATCTGATCCGGATGACGCCGCCCGAGGCGCGGTATGATCTGTCTTCGTTGCGGGCGGTGATCGATTGTTCGGAACCGTGCAAATCGGCGACGCTGGAGGCGTTCGGCAGGCATTTTGCGCCGCACGGGCTGGCGGCTGCGGCCCCGCAGGTCAGCTACGCGATGGCCGAGACCGTGTTCATGGTGACGCAGACGCGGCTTGGCGAAGCGCCGCGCATAATTTGTGCCGACGCGGAGGCGCTGGATCGCGATGGGGTGGTTCGCGCTGCGGCACCCGACGCCGCCGGACGTGATATGATTTCGTGCGGGCCGCCGATGTCAGGGGTGCGGCTGCGGATTCTCGATGCCGATGGGGCCGCCTGTGCGGATCGTGAGGTCGGGACTGTCGTGATTGCGAGTGCGACCATGTTCGACGGGTATTTCCGGCTGGAGATGCCGCCGGGCAAGCTGGAGGCCGGGTGGTATCATACCGGCGATCGGGGCTTTCTGGATCAGGGCGAGTTGTTCATTACCGGGCGCACCGATGATTTGCTGATCATTCACGGCAAGAATATTTATGCCCATGATGCCGAGTTCTGCATCAATACTCATTGTGATGTGAAACCGGGGCGGGTGGTGGCGATTGCGCCGTTCAACCCGCAGACCGGGAGCCAGTCGCTCGTGGTGATCGCGGAGGCGGATACGATGGATGTGACAGCCCGGAGCGCGCTGAGCCGCGCGATCAAATCCGCGATCAACGCCGAATTCGCGGCGACGGTTTATGAGGCGTTGATCGTCTCGCCGGGGTGGCTGATCAAGACCACCAGCGGCAAGATTTCGCGGGCGGAGAATCTGAGGCGGTATGTGGCGGAGCGGGCGGTGTTTCAGGCGGCACACGGCTCGCTGGTGAGCGCTGCCGTCACCTCGCCCGGAGAGCCGGTCTCGTAA
- a CDS encoding tyrosine-type recombinase/integrase has translation MPQYLQTCIEPYLDSFAESFAAENYTAGTVKTYQSILRKVGHAMDVEGISPSALTLDMAEHLGRKVPRKKTGSVWPYRLARRFAQHLLDIGVTQPVPLTEAQQARAILLANFETYLVKHRGLSPRTIYHTLRFANRFLDHRFGDAIVDPGRLRPADVISFIEHVLAGARRDKTVATHVRIFLQYLFGSGATATNLALSVPRAAKRWGARLPRHLSPEGVEAVLACVRDSPRHGARDYAMLLIMARLGLRAAEVIAIQLDDINWRAGELLVRGKGKLHDRVPISAEVGEALSRYLREERGPASCRTMFVTHRAPYRPFKDSQIVNAVLKDALKATGQKPVTPYVGSHLLRHSLATQLVNSGASLDEVGDVLRHRSRTSTMIYARLDIDGLRSVAMPWPGAGGAQ, from the coding sequence ATGCCTCAATATTTGCAGACCTGCATCGAGCCGTATCTGGACTCGTTCGCCGAGAGCTTTGCGGCGGAGAATTACACCGCCGGCACGGTCAAGACCTACCAATCGATCCTGCGGAAGGTGGGGCACGCGATGGATGTCGAGGGCATCAGTCCTTCGGCGTTGACGCTCGACATGGCCGAGCATCTGGGACGCAAGGTGCCGCGCAAGAAGACGGGCTCGGTATGGCCGTATAGGTTGGCCCGACGGTTCGCGCAGCATCTGCTCGATATCGGCGTCACGCAGCCGGTGCCGTTGACCGAGGCGCAGCAGGCGCGCGCTATCCTGCTGGCGAACTTCGAGACCTATCTGGTCAAGCATCGCGGCCTGAGTCCGCGGACGATCTATCACACGCTGCGGTTCGCCAACCGGTTCCTCGATCATCGCTTTGGTGATGCGATAGTTGATCCGGGGCGGTTGCGGCCTGCCGACGTGATCAGCTTCATCGAGCATGTGTTGGCAGGCGCGCGTCGCGACAAAACGGTGGCAACGCATGTTCGTATCTTCCTGCAATATCTGTTCGGCAGCGGCGCGACAGCGACCAATCTGGCGCTGAGCGTACCTAGGGCGGCGAAGCGCTGGGGCGCACGACTGCCGCGCCATCTGTCGCCCGAGGGCGTCGAGGCGGTGCTCGCCTGCGTGCGCGACAGCCCCCGGCACGGCGCTCGGGACTATGCGATGCTGCTCATCATGGCCCGGCTCGGCTTGCGCGCTGCCGAGGTCATCGCGATCCAGCTGGACGATATCAACTGGCGCGCGGGCGAACTCTTGGTGCGTGGCAAGGGGAAGCTCCACGATCGCGTGCCGATCAGCGCGGAGGTTGGCGAGGCCCTCAGCCGCTATCTGCGCGAGGAACGCGGACCCGCGTCCTGCCGCACGATGTTCGTCACCCATCGCGCGCCGTACCGTCCGTTCAAGGACAGCCAGATCGTCAACGCCGTTCTCAAGGATGCGCTGAAGGCGACTGGCCAGAAGCCGGTAACGCCCTATGTGGGATCGCACCTGCTGCGTCATAGCCTTGCCACCCAGTTAGTGAACTCGGGTGCATCGCTCGACGAGGTGGGCGATGTGCTGCGGCACCGCTCACGCACATCAACGATGATATATGCCCGTCTCGACATCGATGGGCTGCGGTCAGTGGCAATGCCTTGGCCCGGGGCGGGAGGCGCGCAATGA